In one Alnus glutinosa chromosome 14, dhAlnGlut1.1, whole genome shotgun sequence genomic region, the following are encoded:
- the LOC133858050 gene encoding floral homeotic protein APETALA 3-like isoform X2: MAISGRLPSPTEPPPSCSEDPLTALLQEAPPSHHRRIENKISRQVTFSKRRTGLLKKAHEISVLCDAEAEGANAAEDEVESEKSMSEVND, encoded by the exons ATGGCGATCTCTGGCCGTCTTCCATCTCCGACCGAGCCTCCACCATCTTGCTCCGAAGACCCATTGACCGCTCTGCTACAGGAAGCTCCACCGAGCCACCACCGGCGAATCGAGAACAAGATCAGCCGGCAAGTGACGTTCTCGAAGCGGCGGACCGGGTTGCTAAAGAAAGCTCATGAGATCTCGGTGCTGTGCGATGCTGAG GCTGAAGGTGCCAATGCAGCAGAGGACGAAGTTGAGTCTGAGAAGTCAATGTCTGAGGTGAATGATTAG
- the LOC133858050 gene encoding agamous-like MADS-box protein FUL-L isoform X1, giving the protein MAISGRLPSPTEPPPSCSEDPLTALLQEAPPSHHRRIENKISRQVTFSKRRTGLLKKAHEISVLCDAEVALIVFSTKGKLFEFSSDSRLKVPMQQRTKLSLRSQCLR; this is encoded by the exons ATGGCGATCTCTGGCCGTCTTCCATCTCCGACCGAGCCTCCACCATCTTGCTCCGAAGACCCATTGACCGCTCTGCTACAGGAAGCTCCACCGAGCCACCACCGGCGAATCGAGAACAAGATCAGCCGGCAAGTGACGTTCTCGAAGCGGCGGACCGGGTTGCTAAAGAAAGCTCATGAGATCTCGGTGCTGTGCGATGCTGAGGTTGCTTTGATTGTGTTCTCCACCAAAGGGAAGCTCTTTGAGTTTTCCTCCGATTCCAG GCTGAAGGTGCCAATGCAGCAGAGGACGAAGTTGAGTCTGAGAAGTCAATGTCTGAGGTGA